TAATCCACTCCTTGCCGGAAGTTCTCAGCCGCACTCAGCGCCTCTGCGCGTCCGTCAACGTCGCCGCTACGGCGGCGGGAATTAATGTAGACGCCATCCGCCTGGTCAGCGCGACGATGTTGAAGATTGCCGAAGCGACGAAGGAAAACAACGGCTTCGGCTGCGCCAAGCTGGTCGTCTTCGCCAACATTCCCGAAAACAATCCCTTCATGGCGGGCGCCTATTTGGGAGCGGGCGAAGCCTCCAGCGTCATCAATGTCGGCGTCAGCGGCCCCGGCGTAGTCAAGCGGGCGGTGGAAACGCTCGTCAAAGAACACCCGGACGTTACCCTCGACGAAATCGCCGAAGTCGTCAAGCATACCGCTTTCCGCGTAACGCGCACGGGCGAATTGATCGGACGCGAAGTCGCCGCCAAACTGGGCGTCAGTTTCGGCGTCGTCGATCTCTCTCTGGCGCCGACGCCGAAGGTGGGCGACAGCGTTGGCGAAATTTACCAGGCGATGGGCATTGCCAAAATCGGCGCTCCCGGCTCCACCGCCGCCGTCGCCATGCTCAACGACGCCGTGAAGAAGGGCGGCATCTTCGCTTCGTCTTCCGTAGGCGGATTGTCCGGCGCCTTTTTGCCTGTTATGGAGGATCACGCCCTTGCTGACGCCGTGAAAGCTGGTTATCTCAACATGGAAAAACTGGAAGCTATGACCGCCGTATGCTCCGTGGGCTTGGATATGATCGCGCTTCCCGGCGATATCGGCGCCGATGCGCTCTGCGGCATTATCATGGATGAAATGGCGATCGGCGTCTTCAACGGGAAAACCACCGCCGTAAGACTCATTCCCGTTCCCGGCAAGAAGGTCGGCGATTACGTCGATTTCGGCGGACTCTTCGGCGCCGCCTGCATTACCAACGTCGCCTGCCCTGACGGCAACCAGGAATTCATCGCGCACGGCGGACATATTCCCGCGCCTATCAACAGTTTGAAGAATTAGCGAATCGGGGAGACTCTTCCCATGATGCGCCGTTTATGTAATTAAATAGAAATGGAATATTAAAAATGAAAATGATAATACTTTTAGACATTTATCAATAAATGTTTCATGCGGAATCATTGACATCGATTTTTCTCTCTAGCAAATTGATGGGTCAAACGACGCGACCCATCCTACGTTCCTGAGTTCGCCTTATCCCACTTTCGTTTTTGCTAAAATATGCGCAATGTCAACTTGTTGTTTACGAGCCATAACGATGAAAGGCAGAACATCGGGATCGGTTACCCATAAAGAATATTCTTCCTTAGTCATTCCTAAAAATTCGTACAATTCTTCTTCTCCGCTTTCATCTTCGCGCCATGCGTCAATATAATCGTCTATTTCATCTAAAAGTGCGCTGCCTTTTAGGCATTTTTCAATGAATGTTTCCGATAAATTGTTAGACATCGATTTTTCTTCCTTTTACAGGATTTTTTAATAGCATACCCGTTTTGGGATCAATGGCTCCAAGATGCTTGCCACGCTGATTAAAGACCTCAATTTCTCCATGAAGACCATCCCAGGTATACAAACGCTTACCGCCATTACTTTGCCAACGTTTTTCTCCATTATAGACGCCAATAAATTCAAACCTATCTAAAAGAGAAGGACTAGGAATGGGAATATAATCAATAGGATGCCTCCTTATTTATGATAACGTCGTCCTATTGATTTTCAACGAATATTTTTTCGCAACAATTTTAAAAAAGGATTAAATCCCCTCACCCTTCCGGCCAAAAGCGTTCGGTAACGATGCGTTCTTCCGTGAAGAAGTTAATAACAGCTTTGCCTTGGGCTTTGATATCGGCGAAGAGAGAGGCTTTGGTTCCGCCGAAGGGCAGGAACGGGGCGGGGGCGGGGATGCCGATGTTGATTCCGATCATGCCGCATTGGGCTTTGAGTTTGAATTCGCGGGCGTAATGGCCGTTTTGGGTGTAGATGGAGGCGCCGTTGCCGTATTGATGATCGTTGATAATTTGAATGGCTTCGGCGAGCGATTCAGCCTTCAAGATGACTACGACAGGGCCGAAAATTTCCTTTGCGTGGATTTCCATGCCCGGCCTCACGTCCGTGAAGACGGTTGGGCCGACGAAGAAACCGTTTTCGCAGCCGGGAACCGTTAGGCCGCGTCCATCCAGCGCCAGCGTCGCGCCTTCCTTCACGCCGGTTTCGATCATCTGGAGGATAAAATGCTTGGCTTTGGCGGAAACGACCGGCCCCATAAGCATGGATTCGTCGATGAATTTGGGATCGAGGGGATTGGCGGCGATGACCTTTTTGGAGGCTTCAACGAATTGTTCGCAGACGGTTTTGTATGTATCGTCGCCCACGGCGACAATGGCCGAAGAAGCCATGCAGCGCTGTCCCGCGCAGCCGTAACAGGAAGTGGTCATGTTGCGGATCACCTCATCGATCTTGGCGTCGGGCATGACGACGAGGTGATTTTTGGCGCTGCCCATCGCCTGAAAGCGCTTGCCGTTCTTGGCGCAGCGTTCGGCGATCTTGCGGCAGACGGCGGTGGAGCCAACCATAGAAACGCCTTTGACCAGGGGGCTGTCCATGAAGGCGTTGGCAACGTCGATATCGCCGTTGACGAGATTGAAGACGCCAGCGGGAAAACCCGCTTTATGGATAAATTCCGCCAGCAGCGACATGGTCATCGGCGCCAGCGGCGAGGGCTTCACGACGAAAGTATTGCCCGCCGCCAGAGCGTAGGGGATAAACCAAAAGGGAACCATCGCGGGGAAATTGAAGGGGGCGATCATGACAAATACGCCGAGAGGCAGACGAAGCACTTCGCCGTCGACGCCAGGGGCGCAGCCGATCATCTTGTCGCCTTGCTGCAGGATAGGCATTCCGCAGGCCGCTTCGCAATTC
This genomic window from Candidatus Omnitrophota bacterium contains:
- a CDS encoding colicin E3/pyocin S6 family cytotoxin, encoding MRRHPIDYIPIPSPSLLDRFEFIGVYNGEKRWQSNGGKRLYTWDGLHGEIEVFNQRGKHLGAIDPKTGMLLKNPVKGRKIDV
- a CDS encoding PFL family protein produces the protein MRKVDDILNTVRMLEEGNLDVRTVTMGVNIDGCAHPDAAKASVAVYKKIHSLAKELVPLCDRLTTKYGLPIVNKRLAVSPVSRLLEGHSEADAMQIAYALDRAAADVKVDLIGGYTALVQRGVTDGEALLIHSLPEVLSRTQRLCASVNVAATAAGINVDAIRLVSATMLKIAEATKENNGFGCAKLVVFANIPENNPFMAGAYLGAGEASSVINVGVSGPGVVKRAVETLVKEHPDVTLDEIAEVVKHTAFRVTRTGELIGREVAAKLGVSFGVVDLSLAPTPKVGDSVGEIYQAMGIAKIGAPGSTAAVAMLNDAVKKGGIFASSSVGGLSGAFLPVMEDHALADAVKAGYLNMEKLEAMTAVCSVGLDMIALPGDIGADALCGIIMDEMAIGVFNGKTTAVRLIPVPGKKVGDYVDFGGLFGAACITNVACPDGNQEFIAHGGHIPAPINSLKN
- the mmsA gene encoding CoA-acylating methylmalonate-semialdehyde dehydrogenase, translating into MSATVLKNYIGGQWVEAENSGLLDIVNPSTGEVLAKNPLSTAPETERAIAAAAAAYPAWSETPAQRRTLPLFKLTEAIRENEEAIARVLVAEMGKSMTDARAEMKRTLENCEAACGMPILQQGDKMIGCAPGVDGEVLRLPLGVFVMIAPFNFPAMVPFWFIPYALAAGNTFVVKPSPLAPMTMSLLAEFIHKAGFPAGVFNLVNGDIDVANAFMDSPLVKGVSMVGSTAVCRKIAERCAKNGKRFQAMGSAKNHLVVMPDAKIDEVIRNMTTSCYGCAGQRCMASSAIVAVGDDTYKTVCEQFVEASKKVIAANPLDPKFIDESMLMGPVVSAKAKHFILQMIETGVKEGATLALDGRGLTVPGCENGFFVGPTVFTDVRPGMEIHAKEIFGPVVVILKAESLAEAIQIINDHQYGNGASIYTQNGHYAREFKLKAQCGMIGINIGIPAPAPFLPFGGTKASLFADIKAQGKAVINFFTEERIVTERFWPEG